The following are encoded together in the Treponema primitia ZAS-1 genome:
- a CDS encoding Nif3-like dinuclear metal center hexameric protein: MTSLKLDAYFRSLLDLEGFAGMDPSLNGIQVDNDGAEISKIAFAVDACLETFKRAADAGAGMLFVHHGLFWGQPLRVAGAHRERLRFLLEHNLALYGVHLPLDQHPSLGNNVGLAELLGIESLEPFGEYHGRKIGYKGTLAKPLTIEAAVKRISFKDRPPLGVYPFGKQENLSCAVISGGAAEEALQALDEGIDLYVTGEASHQIYHQALEGHLNMIAGGHYSTEVWGVRRVMENCAAQLNLELEFIDVPTGL, encoded by the coding sequence ATGACTTCCCTCAAATTGGACGCCTATTTTAGAAGTCTCCTTGATCTTGAGGGATTTGCCGGTATGGACCCTTCGCTGAACGGCATCCAGGTGGACAATGACGGGGCGGAGATTTCAAAAATAGCCTTTGCGGTGGATGCCTGCCTGGAAACTTTTAAGCGAGCCGCCGATGCCGGAGCGGGGATGCTCTTTGTCCACCATGGTCTTTTCTGGGGCCAGCCCCTGCGTGTTGCCGGCGCCCATCGAGAGCGCCTTCGTTTTCTCCTGGAACACAATCTGGCGCTCTACGGAGTTCACCTGCCCCTGGATCAGCACCCATCCCTGGGAAACAATGTCGGCCTGGCGGAACTGCTGGGGATTGAGTCGCTGGAACCCTTTGGGGAGTATCATGGCCGGAAAATCGGGTATAAGGGAACGCTTGCGAAACCCTTGACTATTGAGGCTGCGGTTAAGCGCATCAGCTTTAAAGATAGGCCGCCCCTGGGGGTGTATCCTTTCGGAAAACAAGAAAACCTGAGCTGTGCGGTGATCTCCGGGGGAGCAGCCGAGGAAGCCCTCCAGGCATTGGATGAGGGGATCGATCTGTATGTTACCGGGGAGGCTTCCCATCAAATCTATCACCAGGCCCTGGAAGGGCATCTTAACATGATCGCCGGCGGGCACTATTCCACCGAGGTATGGGGGGTCCGACGGGTCATGGAAAACTGCGCCGCCCAGCTAAATTTGGAACTTGAGTTTATCGATGTGCCCACCGGCTTATAA
- the lspA gene encoding signal peptidase II: protein MTAKNKHKLMPVLLTGFIILADQLVKGFIVKNWPLRNANGGEFIKDVFNNDLIWIIHVRNKAIAFSLGNNLPDVLRPALFIILPLLVLAFLGWYYFKTNELSNVQRWAFAGIIGGGIGNIIDRIFRPDGVVDFISVKFYGFLGLDRWPTFNIADSSVVICGILLFLTIIIFPPRPEAAVQ from the coding sequence ATGACCGCTAAAAATAAACATAAATTGATGCCCGTCCTGCTGACCGGTTTTATCATCTTGGCGGATCAGCTGGTCAAGGGCTTTATCGTAAAAAACTGGCCTTTGCGAAATGCGAACGGGGGAGAATTCATCAAGGATGTATTCAACAATGATCTGATCTGGATTATCCATGTGCGGAACAAGGCCATAGCCTTTAGTTTGGGGAATAACCTTCCGGATGTTCTGCGGCCGGCCCTGTTCATCATCCTGCCCTTGCTGGTATTAGCGTTTCTGGGCTGGTATTATTTTAAAACCAATGAGCTGAGCAATGTTCAGCGCTGGGCCTTTGCGGGGATTATCGGCGGCGGTATCGGTAATATTATTGATCGTATCTTCCGTCCCGACGGTGTGGTGGATTTTATCAGCGTCAAGTTCTACGGTTTCCTGGGGCTCGACCGGTGGCCTACGTTCAATATCGCCGATTCCAGCGTGGTGATCTGTGGTATCCTTCTGTTCCTGACAATTATCATATTCCCCCCGCGTCCGGAGGCGGCAGTTCAATGA
- a CDS encoding Rpn family recombination-promoting nuclease/putative transposase, with protein sequence MAQKITDDKPDTEKPVKRLNPLNDYLFLKMMGEPGDEDQLLGFLNAVLTRTRKDPLVSVEIIENRTITAEIIGDKTSVLDVRAKTGDGTRVNIEVQLKNLDNMDKRSLFYWSLGYTRNIEVGDDYEKLPNVIAINIVNFEHLETRDFHASFHLREDTERDYILTEALEIHFIDMVKFKRLREKDIKNDTLQRWMTYFNQDSPAEVVEEIVQMDAAIQKAETKMDFVSKDKEALRAYQMRAMAMSDLTSAINKAKREGEKQKAIEIARKMKADKEPGKKIMAYTDLTQEEIDGI encoded by the coding sequence ATGGCGCAAAAAATTACGGATGATAAACCTGATACGGAAAAGCCTGTTAAACGTCTTAACCCGTTAAACGACTACCTTTTTCTCAAAATGATGGGCGAACCGGGGGATGAGGACCAACTTTTAGGCTTTCTCAACGCCGTATTAACGCGGACCCGGAAGGATCCCCTGGTTTCGGTGGAGATTATCGAAAACCGCACCATAACGGCGGAGATAATCGGGGACAAAACCAGTGTTTTGGACGTCCGGGCAAAGACTGGGGACGGGACACGGGTGAATATCGAGGTACAGCTCAAGAACCTGGACAATATGGACAAGCGGAGCCTCTTTTACTGGAGCTTGGGCTACACCCGGAACATAGAGGTCGGGGATGATTATGAAAAGTTGCCAAACGTCATAGCCATAAACATCGTCAATTTTGAACACCTGGAAACCCGGGATTTTCATGCAAGTTTCCACTTGCGGGAAGACACCGAACGGGACTATATTTTAACCGAGGCGCTGGAAATCCACTTCATAGACATGGTGAAATTCAAGCGGCTCCGGGAAAAGGACATTAAGAACGATACCTTACAGCGGTGGATGACCTATTTTAACCAGGACAGCCCGGCTGAAGTAGTAGAGGAGATAGTACAAATGGATGCGGCGATACAGAAAGCGGAAACTAAGATGGACTTTGTGTCAAAAGACAAGGAAGCGTTACGGGCCTACCAGATGCGGGCAATGGCGATGTCGGACCTGACCAGTGCTATTAACAAGGCGAAGCGGGAGGGAGAAAAACAAAAGGCCATTGAAATAGCCCGGAAAATGAAGGCTGATAAAGAGCCTGGAAAAAAAATCATGGCATATACTGACCTCACACAGGAAGAGATTGACGGGATTTAA